One Cyprinus carpio isolate SPL01 chromosome B25, ASM1834038v1, whole genome shotgun sequence genomic region harbors:
- the LOC109051283 gene encoding apoptosis-enhancing nuclease-like — MECVKHRDVSDSVSEQSHYVQFKRPRVTLTPYTLTGEAESALPLCNSWEVDSGFSSESSPPTSGRSSPCVGIDHSRLVAMDCEMVGTGTGGKCNEVARCSIVNYYGSVLYDRYILPRNPVTDYRTRWSGIRKHHLQQAVAFEDAQNEIVNILTGKIIVGHALFNDFQVLDISVPPQMIRDTCSCRLLRGLYNTSIRCNVSLKKLSRKLLNRTIQSGRMGHCSVEEACAAMDLYKLVEDQWEKKILSKDLNTVHTSNPNNNNLEHYMQDQYWPESIMDCSP; from the exons ATGGAGTGTGTTAAACATAGAGATGTTTCGGATTCTGTATCTGAACAGTCACATTATGTGCAATTCAAAAGGCCCAGAGTAACGTTAACTCCTTATACACTGACTGGTGAAGCTGAGTCGGCATTACCTCTCTGTAACAGCTGGGAGGTGGACAGTGGTTTTTCGTCTGAATCCAGTCCTCCCACTAGTGGCAGGAGTTCGCCATGTGTGGGAATAGACCACTCTAGGCTTGTAGCTATGGACTGTGAAATGGTCGGCACTGGAACTGGGGGCAAGTGTAACGAAGTGGCACGCTGTAGTATAGTAAATTATTATGGTAGTGTTTTGTATGATAGATATATTTTACCTCGAAATCCAGTCACAGACTACCGCACAAGATGGAGTGGCATTAGGAAACATCATTTACAACAGGCAGTGGCTTTTGAGGACGCTCAGAACGAG attgtcaaCATCCTCACAGGGAAGATTATTGTGGGCCACGCCTTATTTAATGATTTCCAGGTTCTTGACATCTCGGTCCCACCACAAATGATTAGAGATACCTGTTCCTGTAGATTGCTGCGAGGGTTGTATAACACCTCCATTAGATGCAATGTCTCGTTGAAGAAACTGTCTCGGAAACTTCTCAATAGGACCATACAG TCTGGAAGAATGGGTCACTGCTCTGTAGAGGAAGCTTGTGCTGCCATGGACCTGTACAAGCTGGTAGAGGACCAGTGGGAAAAGAAAATACTGTCCAAGGATTTAAACACCGTCCATACCTCAAACCCCAACAACAACAATCTTGAGCACTACATGCAGGACCAATACTGGCCAGAAAGCATAATGGACTGCAGCCCCTAA
- the LOC109109005 gene encoding leucine-rich repeat and transmembrane domain-containing protein 2-like, which yields MRSRMNIIISSGLLMTLLGSCGTSTSCPSGCSCNVNHTDCSDLNQLASLDSILDQLPFDASYLNLSNNNFTTVEPGSFSNFSDLLHLDLSRNLLSVVFPSSFSHLNKLQVLDLSENLLVRLPINLFSGLNSLTELVLRDNRLKELNPDQFKGLTELRRLDLSFNSLCSVPTHLLDGLQNLVWLSLMGNKLKTLQRTSLEPATALQQLLLDGNPWNCNCNLIPLKHWLEWIAYTGGSIDSANCSFPANLHGKDLRSIPMEMFRHCYPLYLETRNPSAAEGHQIPAGSAGDCMRQRYRPVSVRRATATVVVAGVVCGVVCVMMVVTATYGCIYAMLMAHEQQQLIEGNSQRQQPLMVAKEPEQDEKEDLMPTIGKGATECVAWMAFPPEVCV from the exons ATGCGGTCCAGGATGAACATTATAA TTTCCTCAGGTCTCTTGATGACTCTTCTGGGCTCTTGTGGAACATCTACAAGTTGTCCATCAGGCTGTTCCTGCAATGTAAACCATACAGACTGCAGTGACCTTAACCAACTGGCTTCCTTGGACTCCATCCTGGACCAGCTACCCTTTGACGCAAGCTACCTCAACCTCTCAAATAACAACTTCACCACTGTGGAACCTGGGAGTTTTTCCAATTTTAGTGACTTGCTACATCTAGACCTCTCCAGAAACCTTCTCTCCGTTGTCTTCCCTTCAAGCTTCTCCCACCTGAACAAACTACAGGTCCTGGATCTCTCTGAAAACCTCCTTGTGAGGCTCCCCATTAACTTGTTCTCTGGCCTCAACAGCCTAACAGAACTGGTTCTAAGAGACAACAGGCTTAAGGAACTGAATCCAGATCAGTTCAAAGGTCTGACTGAGCTTAGGCGTCTAGATCTTTCCTTTAACAGTCTCTGCTCCGTGCCCACACACCTGCTGGATGGTCTCCAGAACCTAGTGTGGCTCTCGCTTATGGGCAACAAGCTGAAAACTCTGCAGCGGACTTCACTTGAGCCAGCGACTGCTCTACAGCAACTTCTGCTCGATGGAAACCCATGGAATTGTAACTGCAATTTAATTCCACTCAAGCACTGGCTGGAATGGATTGCATACACAG GTGGCAGCATAGATTCCGCCAACTGCTCCTTTCCTGCTAATTTGCATGGTAAGGATCTTCGCAGTATCCCTATGGAAATGTTCAGACACTGTTACCCCCTCTATCTGGAGACCAGGAACCCATCTGCAGCCGAGGGCCACCAGATACCAGCCGGGTCAGCCGGAGACTGCATGCGCCAGCGCTACCGGCCTGTGAGTGTGCGTCGAGCGACTGCCACAGTGGTGGTAGCTGGGGTGGTGTGTGGagtggtgtgtgtgatgatggTGGTAACGGCCACCTACGGCTGCATCTATGCAATGCTGATGGCTCATGAACAGCAGCAGCTGATAGAGGGAAACAGCCAGCGGCAACAGCCGCTGATGGTGGCAAAGGAACCAGAGCAGGATGAAAAGGAGGATCTGATGCCGACTATCGGAAAGGGAGCCACAGAGTGCGTAGCTTGGATGGCATTTCCTCCAGAAGTGTGTGTTTAA